The Saccharopolyspora gloriosae genome window below encodes:
- a CDS encoding oxygenase MpaB family protein encodes MTVPTESRVREDELIVGAGLLAGGANVIMQLARPGVGYGVVESEVDTGNIIKHPIKRTRTTLTYLAVASMGTDEERALFRRATNRSHARVRSTESSPVSYNAFDKNLQLWVAACLYRGVEDVYTMLVGGLTDAEIDELYQRSATLGTTLQVTDDMWPADRAEFERYWNDALEQVHVDDTVREYLHQIAVLGFMPRYVSAPLGGFNKFLTTGFLPQRFRDEMRLPWTGRDQRRFDRLMRAMGAVIRRLPPVLRKFPFNYYLWDVRRRIKAGSPLV; translated from the coding sequence ATGACAGTTCCCACCGAATCGCGAGTGCGCGAAGACGAGCTGATCGTCGGCGCCGGCCTGCTGGCGGGCGGCGCGAACGTGATCATGCAGCTGGCCCGGCCCGGCGTCGGCTACGGAGTCGTCGAGAGCGAGGTCGACACCGGCAACATCATCAAACACCCCATCAAGCGAACCCGGACCACGCTGACCTACCTCGCGGTCGCGTCGATGGGCACCGACGAGGAACGAGCCCTGTTCCGGCGCGCCACGAACCGCTCCCACGCGCGGGTGCGCTCCACCGAGTCCAGCCCGGTGTCCTACAACGCCTTCGACAAGAACCTGCAGCTGTGGGTCGCCGCGTGCCTCTACCGCGGCGTCGAGGACGTGTACACGATGCTCGTCGGCGGCCTCACCGACGCCGAGATCGACGAGCTCTACCAGCGCTCCGCCACGCTCGGCACCACGCTGCAGGTCACCGACGACATGTGGCCCGCCGACCGCGCCGAGTTCGAGCGGTACTGGAACGACGCGCTGGAGCAGGTGCACGTCGACGACACGGTGCGCGAATACCTGCACCAGATCGCGGTGCTCGGATTCATGCCGCGCTACGTCAGCGCCCCGCTGGGCGGGTTCAACAAGTTCCTCACCACGGGTTTCTTGCCGCAGCGGTTCCGCGACGAGATGCGACTGCCCTGGACCGGACGCGACCAGCGCCGCTTCGACCGGCTGATGCGGGCCATGGGTGCCGTCATCCGGCGACTGCCGCCGGTGCTGCGCAAGTTCCCGTTCAACTACTACCTGTGGGACGTGCGCCGCCGCATCAAGGCGGGCAGCCCGCTGGTGTGA
- a CDS encoding SPFH domain-containing protein: MGPGLIVLVVVILLVIVVVAKSVLVVPQAQASVIERLGRFRTVAAPGLNFLMPFLDRVRAKIDLREQVVSFPPQPVITQDNLTVSIDTVVYFQVTDSRSAVYEISNYIIGVEQLTTTTLRNVVGGMSLEETLTSRDQINTQLRGVLDQETGRWGIRVARVELKAIDPPPSIKDSMEKQMRADREKRAMILNAEGARESAIKTAEGQKQSQILAAEGAKQASILDAEGERQSSILRAQGERASRYLQAQGQAKAIEKVFAAVKRGKPTPELLAYQYLQTLPQMAQGDANKVWVVPSDFNKSLEGFARMLGAPGEDGTFRYEPPKEEPPTDRPEDEEESVAAWFDTSSNPEVAEAVRAAEEVARKEVPSATSGLSGGQALSGGPQAPQAISGETGALGQPPAGGTSPA; encoded by the coding sequence GTGGGTCCTGGATTGATCGTGCTGGTGGTCGTAATACTGCTGGTGATCGTCGTGGTGGCCAAGTCGGTGCTGGTGGTGCCGCAGGCGCAAGCATCGGTGATCGAGCGGCTGGGCCGGTTCCGCACCGTCGCCGCTCCGGGCCTGAACTTCCTGATGCCGTTCCTGGACCGGGTGCGGGCGAAGATCGACCTGCGCGAGCAGGTGGTGTCCTTCCCGCCGCAGCCCGTGATCACCCAGGACAACCTGACGGTGTCCATCGACACCGTCGTGTACTTCCAGGTCACCGATTCGCGGTCGGCGGTCTACGAGATCTCGAACTACATCATCGGCGTGGAGCAGCTGACCACGACGACGCTGCGCAACGTCGTCGGCGGCATGAGCCTGGAGGAGACGCTGACCTCCCGCGACCAGATCAACACGCAGCTGCGCGGCGTGCTCGACCAGGAGACCGGGCGCTGGGGCATCCGGGTCGCGCGGGTCGAGCTCAAGGCCATCGATCCGCCGCCGTCCATCAAGGACTCGATGGAGAAGCAGATGCGCGCCGACCGGGAGAAGCGCGCGATGATCCTCAACGCCGAGGGCGCGCGGGAATCGGCCATCAAGACCGCGGAAGGGCAGAAGCAGTCCCAGATCCTCGCCGCGGAGGGCGCCAAGCAGGCGTCGATCCTCGACGCCGAAGGTGAGCGCCAGTCCAGCATCCTGCGCGCCCAGGGCGAGCGGGCCAGCCGCTACCTGCAGGCGCAGGGGCAGGCGAAGGCGATCGAGAAGGTGTTCGCCGCGGTCAAGCGCGGCAAGCCCACCCCGGAGCTGCTGGCGTACCAGTACCTGCAGACCTTGCCGCAGATGGCGCAGGGCGACGCGAACAAGGTGTGGGTGGTGCCCAGCGACTTCAACAAGTCGCTGGAGGGTTTCGCCCGCATGCTCGGCGCGCCGGGGGAGGACGGCACGTTCCGCTACGAGCCGCCGAAGGAGGAGCCGCCCACCGACCGCCCGGAGGACGAGGAGGAGTCGGTGGCCGCGTGGTTCGACACCTCGTCGAACCCGGAGGTCGCCGAAGCGGTCCGGGCCGCGGAGGAGGTGGCGCGCAAGGAGGTCCCGAGCGCCACGTCCGGGCTCTCGGGCGGCCAGGCGCTGTCCGGCGGGCCGCAGGCGCCCCAGGCGATCAGCGGGGAGACGGGAGCTCTCGGACAGCCGCCGGCGGGCGGCACGTCCCCGGCGTGA
- the fabI gene encoding enoyl-ACP reductase FabI: MSGLLEGKRILITGVITDASIAFHAAKMAQEQGAEVVLTGFGRMSLVERIAGRLPKPAPVLELDVTSAEHRDSLADRVREHVDGLDGVLHSIGFAPASCLGGDFLEAPWEDVSTALEISAYSFKSLSTATLPLLSEGASIVGMDFDARVAWPAYDWMGVAKAALESTNRYLARELGPRGIRVNLVSAGPVRTMAAKSIPGFSGLEDTWSERAPLGWDVNDPTPVAKSICGVLSDWLPKTTGSMIMVDGGFSALGA, from the coding sequence GTGAGCGGATTGCTCGAAGGCAAGCGGATCCTGATCACCGGCGTGATCACCGACGCGTCGATCGCGTTCCACGCGGCCAAGATGGCCCAGGAGCAGGGCGCCGAGGTGGTGCTGACCGGGTTCGGCCGGATGAGCCTGGTGGAGCGCATCGCGGGCCGGTTGCCCAAGCCCGCGCCGGTGCTGGAGCTCGACGTGACCAGCGCCGAGCACCGCGACAGCCTCGCGGACCGGGTGCGCGAGCACGTCGACGGCCTCGACGGCGTTCTGCACTCGATCGGGTTCGCCCCGGCGTCCTGCCTGGGTGGGGATTTCCTGGAGGCGCCGTGGGAGGACGTGTCCACGGCGCTGGAGATCTCGGCGTACTCGTTCAAGTCCCTGAGCACCGCGACGCTGCCGCTGCTGTCGGAGGGTGCCTCGATCGTGGGAATGGACTTCGACGCCCGCGTCGCGTGGCCTGCCTACGACTGGATGGGCGTGGCGAAGGCGGCGCTGGAGTCGACCAACCGCTACCTGGCGCGTGAGCTGGGGCCGCGGGGGATCCGGGTCAACCTGGTCTCGGCGGGACCGGTGCGCACGATGGCCGCGAAGTCCATCCCAGGGTTCTCCGGCCTGGAGGACACCTGGTCCGAGCGTGCGCCGCTGGGCTGGGACGTCAACGACCCGACGCCGGTGGCGAAGTCGATCTGCGGGGTGCTGTCGGACTGGCTGCCCAAGACGACCGGTTCCATGATCATGGTCGACGGCGGTTTCTCCGCGCTCGGCGCGTGA
- a CDS encoding DUF3097 family protein — protein sequence MRSVNYGNDILSSGRKRREIPEVPAEPGLVVEDPASGFCGAVLRVEKGNVVLEDRHGARRLFPMRPAAFLCEGRPVTLVPAPATAPAATRTSASGSVHVDGLRAREARGSRIWVEGLHDAELVERVWGHDLRVEGVVVEPLHGVDDLPGLLAEFGPRTGHRVGVLVDHLVEGSKESRLVEGITDPHVCVTGHPFVDVWEAVKPSSVGIEAWPRVPRGQDWKEGACAALGWGEPADGWRRVLVSVNGFRDLEAPLIGAVERLIDFVTEG from the coding sequence GTGCGTTCGGTCAACTACGGCAACGACATCCTGTCCTCCGGCCGCAAGCGCCGCGAGATCCCCGAGGTCCCGGCCGAGCCCGGCCTGGTGGTCGAGGACCCGGCGAGCGGCTTCTGCGGCGCGGTGCTGCGCGTGGAGAAGGGCAACGTGGTGCTCGAAGATCGCCACGGCGCGCGGCGGCTGTTCCCGATGCGCCCCGCGGCGTTCCTCTGCGAAGGGCGACCGGTCACCCTCGTGCCCGCGCCCGCCACCGCACCTGCCGCCACCCGCACGTCGGCCTCCGGATCGGTCCACGTCGACGGCCTGCGGGCGCGTGAGGCGCGGGGCAGCCGGATCTGGGTCGAAGGGCTGCACGACGCGGAGCTCGTCGAGCGGGTCTGGGGGCACGACCTGCGGGTCGAGGGCGTCGTTGTGGAACCGCTGCACGGCGTGGACGACCTGCCCGGACTGCTCGCCGAATTCGGCCCCCGCACGGGGCACCGCGTCGGCGTGCTCGTCGATCACCTGGTCGAGGGCAGCAAGGAGTCCCGGCTCGTCGAAGGCATCACCGATCCGCACGTGTGCGTCACCGGCCACCCCTTCGTCGACGTGTGGGAGGCGGTCAAGCCCTCCTCGGTCGGCATCGAGGCGTGGCCGCGGGTCCCGCGCGGGCAGGACTGGAAGGAAGGCGCGTGCGCCGCGCTCGGCTGGGGCGAACCGGCCGACGGGTGGCGGCGCGTGCTCGTTTCGGTCAACGGGTTCCGCGACCTGGAGGCCCCGCTGATCGGCGCCGTGGAGCGGTTGATCGACTTCGTGACCGAGGGCTGA
- a CDS encoding TetR/AcrR family transcriptional regulator, giving the protein MEPSPLRVYGGVEGDDRRAERRAQFLEAGLDLLGSGEATLSVRGACKQARLAARYFYESFTDREALAAAVYDHVIEDLANRTLEAVAAAPFDARAKARAGLSTLVGIVGDDPRRGRLLFSAQAGAALAERRRRSTLLFVGLLGGQAKDFYGLPDSADLDVLSQFAVGGLAQTLTAWLDGTLPVDRDALVEHCTNIFLAVGDISPH; this is encoded by the coding sequence ATGGAGCCGTCCCCCCTGCGCGTGTACGGCGGTGTCGAAGGCGACGACCGCAGGGCCGAGCGACGGGCGCAGTTCCTGGAAGCGGGCCTCGACCTGCTGGGGTCCGGCGAAGCGACGTTGTCCGTGCGCGGCGCGTGCAAGCAGGCCAGGCTCGCGGCCCGCTACTTCTACGAGAGCTTCACCGACCGCGAAGCGCTGGCCGCCGCCGTCTACGACCACGTCATCGAGGACCTCGCGAACCGCACCTTGGAGGCGGTCGCCGCGGCGCCGTTCGACGCGCGGGCGAAGGCTCGGGCCGGGCTGAGCACCCTCGTGGGCATCGTCGGCGACGATCCGCGGCGCGGCCGGTTGCTGTTCTCCGCGCAGGCGGGCGCCGCGCTCGCCGAACGCAGGCGGCGCTCCACGTTGCTGTTCGTGGGGCTGCTCGGCGGTCAGGCCAAGGACTTCTACGGCCTGCCCGACAGCGCCGATCTCGACGTGCTCAGCCAGTTCGCCGTCGGCGGCCTCGCCCAGACGCTCACGGCCTGGCTCGACGGCACCCTGCCCGTCGACCGCGATGCCCTGGTCGAGCACTGCACGAACATCTTCCTCGCCGTCGGCGACATCTCCCCGCACTGA
- a CDS encoding NfeD family protein — MASLVWLIVGLLLVAAEVLSGEFVLVMLGVAALGTAGAVALGAPVWLSALVFAGLAGGLVLGARPALKRRFEVRNELKTNVDALLGKRATVVSTVDHRGGRVRIDGDVWSARTLDEAEVLETDTTVLVMEISGATAIVSAQP, encoded by the coding sequence ATGGCCTCGCTCGTGTGGTTGATCGTCGGATTGCTCCTGGTGGCCGCCGAAGTGCTGTCCGGGGAATTCGTGCTCGTCATGCTGGGCGTCGCGGCGCTGGGAACGGCGGGCGCGGTCGCCCTCGGGGCGCCGGTCTGGTTGAGCGCACTGGTGTTCGCCGGGCTGGCCGGAGGGCTCGTGCTGGGGGCACGTCCCGCGCTGAAGCGTCGCTTCGAGGTCCGCAACGAGCTCAAGACCAATGTGGACGCGCTGCTGGGGAAGCGGGCGACCGTGGTGTCCACCGTGGACCACCGCGGTGGCCGGGTCCGCATCGACGGCGACGTGTGGTCGGCCCGCACGCTCGACGAGGCCGAAGTCTTGGAGACCGACACGACGGTGCTGGTGATGGAGATCTCCGGCGCCACCGCCATCGTGTCGGCGCAACCGTGA
- a CDS encoding ferrochelatase → MSFDALLFLSFGGPEGPEEVRPFLENVTRGRGVPPERLDEVAEHYHHFGGVSPINRLNREIMAGLQEQLRAEGRDLPVYWGNRNWHPMIEDTVARMAEDGVRRALVFPTSAWGGYSGCKQYHEDIVRAREAVGEQAPDLVKLRQFFDHPLFVSANADAVRRAYADLGDTEARLVFTAHSIPLRADSAQGPDGRPEWYSRQIAESARLVAEEAGVETYDVVWQSRSGPPHVPWLEPDVVDHIEELHAKGVASVVVSPIGFVSDHLEVVWDLDNEAAEKAAELGMGFARAGTAGDDPRFAKMIVELISEHVDEVRPRKLSLMPAAGCGRNGEACSPGCCTSVNG, encoded by the coding sequence GTGAGTTTCGATGCGCTGCTGTTCTTGTCGTTCGGTGGACCGGAAGGCCCGGAAGAAGTCCGGCCGTTCCTGGAGAACGTCACCAGAGGCAGAGGCGTGCCACCGGAGCGGCTCGACGAGGTCGCCGAGCACTACCACCACTTCGGCGGGGTGTCGCCGATCAACCGCCTCAACCGCGAGATCATGGCCGGCCTGCAGGAGCAGCTGCGCGCCGAGGGCCGCGACCTGCCGGTGTACTGGGGCAACCGCAACTGGCACCCGATGATCGAGGACACCGTGGCGCGCATGGCCGAGGACGGCGTGCGCCGGGCGCTGGTGTTCCCCACCTCGGCGTGGGGCGGGTACTCGGGCTGCAAGCAGTACCACGAGGACATCGTGCGGGCCCGCGAAGCCGTGGGGGAGCAGGCCCCGGACCTGGTGAAGCTGCGCCAGTTCTTCGACCACCCGCTGTTCGTGTCCGCCAACGCCGACGCGGTGCGCCGCGCCTACGCGGACCTGGGCGACACCGAGGCCCGGCTGGTGTTCACCGCGCACTCCATCCCGCTGCGCGCCGACTCCGCGCAGGGCCCCGACGGTCGGCCCGAGTGGTACTCGCGGCAGATCGCCGAATCCGCCCGGCTGGTCGCCGAGGAGGCGGGAGTGGAGACCTACGACGTGGTCTGGCAGTCCCGCTCCGGCCCGCCGCACGTGCCGTGGCTGGAACCGGACGTGGTCGACCACATCGAGGAACTGCACGCCAAGGGCGTCGCCTCGGTCGTGGTGAGCCCGATCGGGTTCGTCTCCGACCACCTGGAAGTGGTGTGGGACCTGGACAACGAGGCCGCGGAGAAGGCCGCCGAGCTCGGCATGGGCTTCGCCCGCGCCGGTACCGCCGGGGACGACCCGCGGTTCGCGAAGATGATCGTTGAGTTGATCTCCGAGCACGTCGACGAGGTTCGCCCCCGCAAGCTGTCGCTGATGCCCGCCGCGGGCTGCGGTCGCAACGGCGAAGCCTGTTCCCCGGGCTGCTGCACCTCCGTCAACGGCTGA
- a CDS encoding FCD domain-containing protein — MSSATPEPRTGPATEPASAGTGPPAADRAYQHVKAGLLDGTYPDGHLLSEGEVATALNMSRTPVREAFLRLQTEGFLRLYPKRGALVVPVTPTEARAVLEARLALESFAIDKLATEGPEAMATVGRELTAHPACDSSALSASEMHETDRDFHARLVAAAANPIVDDLYTALRDRQLRITAGARTQDWQPHINHQHTQVAAALRDGEAATAKTLLRGHLLGVLHALGVAGGPMLEDPA, encoded by the coding sequence GTGTCGAGCGCAACACCGGAACCCCGGACCGGACCAGCCACCGAACCCGCCTCGGCGGGCACCGGACCGCCAGCCGCCGATCGGGCGTACCAGCACGTCAAAGCGGGACTGCTCGACGGCACCTACCCCGACGGCCACCTGCTCTCCGAAGGCGAGGTCGCCACCGCGCTGAACATGTCCCGCACCCCGGTGCGCGAGGCCTTCCTGCGGCTGCAGACCGAAGGCTTCCTGCGGCTCTACCCCAAGCGCGGAGCCCTCGTCGTCCCGGTCACCCCCACCGAAGCCCGCGCCGTGCTCGAAGCCCGCCTCGCCCTGGAGAGCTTCGCGATCGACAAGCTCGCCACCGAAGGCCCCGAAGCGATGGCCACCGTGGGCCGGGAACTCACCGCGCACCCCGCCTGCGACAGCAGCGCCCTGAGCGCCTCGGAGATGCACGAGACCGACCGCGACTTCCACGCCCGGCTAGTCGCCGCCGCCGCGAACCCCATCGTCGACGACCTCTACACCGCCCTGCGCGACCGCCAGCTGCGCATCACCGCCGGAGCCCGCACCCAGGACTGGCAGCCGCACATCAACCACCAGCACACCCAGGTCGCGGCCGCGCTGCGCGACGGCGAGGCCGCGACGGCGAAGACGCTGCTGCGCGGTCACCTGCTGGGCGTGCTGCACGCGCTCGGCGTCGCCGGCGGCCCGATGCTCGAAGACCCGGCCTGA
- the fabG gene encoding 3-oxoacyl-ACP reductase FabG produces MGRSVLVTGGNRGIGLAIARAFQAAGDEVAVTHRGSGAPDGLRGVQCDVTDADQVSAAFDEVEAAQGRVEVLVSNAGITDDGLLLRMGEEQFGRVLDANLAGSYRVAKRAASSMLRLKRGRMIFVSSVVGLSGGAGQANYAASKAGLVGLSRSIARELGSRSITANVVAPGFVTTDMTDQLSDERKKEIFGQIPLARFAEPDEVAGTVAWLASDAAAYVTGAVIPVDGGLGMGH; encoded by the coding sequence GTGGGACGGTCCGTACTGGTGACCGGAGGTAACCGCGGCATCGGGCTGGCGATCGCGCGCGCGTTCCAGGCCGCGGGCGACGAGGTGGCGGTCACCCACCGCGGATCCGGCGCCCCGGACGGGCTGCGCGGCGTGCAGTGCGACGTCACCGACGCCGACCAGGTCTCGGCCGCCTTCGACGAGGTGGAGGCCGCGCAGGGCCGGGTCGAGGTGCTGGTGTCCAACGCCGGGATCACCGACGACGGGCTGCTGCTGCGCATGGGGGAGGAGCAGTTCGGCCGCGTCCTGGACGCGAACCTGGCGGGTTCCTACCGGGTCGCCAAGCGCGCGGCGAGCAGCATGCTGCGCCTCAAGCGCGGCCGGATGATCTTCGTGTCCTCGGTGGTGGGCCTGTCCGGCGGGGCCGGGCAGGCGAACTACGCGGCGAGCAAGGCGGGCCTGGTCGGTCTGTCGCGGTCCATCGCCCGCGAGCTCGGTTCGCGCAGCATCACCGCCAACGTGGTCGCGCCCGGGTTCGTCACCACCGACATGACCGACCAGCTCAGCGACGAGCGCAAGAAGGAGATCTTCGGGCAGATCCCGCTGGCGCGCTTCGCCGAGCCCGACGAGGTCGCGGGCACCGTTGCGTGGCTCGCCTCGGACGCCGCGGCCTACGTGACCGGCGCCGTGATCCCCGTCGACGGCGGCCTCGGCATGGGCCACTGA
- a CDS encoding GNAT family N-acetyltransferase, whose amino-acid sequence MLIRAFARDDLATLTELTINTFRPFYEDVFRPLVGEVVFANQHGDRREDYRKQVSELHAPQRHTYVAVAELGGAVAGYVAWSVDPARRSGTVTLLAISAEHRRQGVGTALCEHAFDAMRALGAEVVEIGTGGDPFHAPARSLYERLGCVPLPVTAYSRRLRGTPDSSGTGLRTPVPEEPAGLSR is encoded by the coding sequence ATGCTCATCCGCGCGTTCGCCCGCGATGATCTCGCCACGCTCACCGAACTGACCATCAACACGTTTCGGCCGTTCTACGAGGACGTCTTCCGCCCGCTGGTCGGCGAGGTCGTCTTCGCCAACCAGCACGGCGATCGGCGCGAGGACTACCGCAAGCAGGTATCCGAGCTCCACGCGCCACAGCGGCACACCTACGTCGCCGTCGCCGAGCTCGGAGGCGCCGTCGCGGGATACGTGGCGTGGAGCGTCGATCCGGCGCGCCGCAGCGGCACGGTCACGCTGCTCGCCATCTCCGCCGAACACCGCAGGCAGGGCGTGGGCACCGCGCTGTGCGAGCACGCCTTCGACGCAATGCGCGCGCTGGGTGCGGAGGTGGTCGAGATCGGCACGGGCGGAGATCCCTTCCACGCCCCGGCCAGGTCGCTGTACGAGCGGCTCGGGTGCGTTCCGCTGCCGGTCACCGCCTACTCCCGGCGACTGCGCGGGACACCGGACTCTTCCGGGACGGGGCTCAGAACGCCCGTCCCGGAAGAACCAGCCGGGCTCAGCCGTTGA